One region of Armigeres subalbatus isolate Guangzhou_Male chromosome 3, GZ_Asu_2, whole genome shotgun sequence genomic DNA includes:
- the LOC134227654 gene encoding actin-related protein 1, translating into MEPYDVIVNQPVVIDNGSGMIKAGFAGDHIPKCRFPNYIGRPKHVRVMAGALEGDLFVGPKAEDYRGLLSIRYPMEHGIVTDWNDMEKIWTYIYSKDELSTFAEEHPVLLTEAPLNPRKNREKAAEIFFETLGVPALFVSMQAVLSLYATGRVTGVVLDAGDGVTHAVPIYEGFAMPHSIMRVDIAGRDVTRYLRTLIRKEGFNFRTTAEFEILRSIKEKVCYLPTVPQKEETVDAEKVKYTLPDGNVLEIGPARYRAPEVLFRPHMLGEECEGIHEVLMYSIQKSDMDLRKMLYQNIVLSGGSTLFKGFGDRLLSEIRKHVAKDMKIRIAAPQERIYSTWMGGSILASLDTFKKMWVSKQEFDEDGQRAIHRKTF; encoded by the exons GGGTCCGGTATGATCAAAGCTGGGTTCGCTGGTGATCACATTCCAAAGTGTCGGTTTCCAAACTA CATTGGCAGACCTAAACACGTACGCGTCATGGCGGGGGCTCTCGAAGGAGACTTATTTGTGGGACCAAAGGCCGAAGACTATCGTGGGTTGTTAAGTATCCGCTATCCAATGGAGCACGGAATCGTTACCGATTGGAACGATATGGAGAAGATATGGACGTACATCTACAGCAAAGATGAACTATCCACATTTGCCGAGGAGCATCCGGTGCTGCTAACGGAGGCTCCACtcaatccaagaaaaaatcgcGAGAAGGCAGCAGAGATCTTTTTTGAAACGTTGGGAGTGCCTGCATTGTTTGTTTCGATGCAAGCTGTACTCAGTTTGTACGCCACCGGAAGAGTGACCGGTGTCGTTCTGGATGCCGGAGATGGAGTTACCCATGCCGTACCCATTTACGAAGGCTTCGCAATGCCGCATAGTATTATGCGAGTGGACATTGCTGGACGGGATGTAACTCGGTATCTAAGAACGCTCATTCGGAAAGAAGGTTTCAACTTCCGCACAACGGCCGAGTTCGAGATTTTACGGTCAATCAAAGAGAAAGTCTGCTATCTACCGACGGTGCCACAGAAGGAGGAAACCGTTGACGCGGAGAAGGTAAAGTACACTCTTCCGGATGGGAATGTTTTAGAGATTGGTCCAGCGCGGTATCGAGCACCAGAAGTATTGTTCCGGCCTCACATGTTGGGTGAAGAATGCGAAGGTATTCACGAAGTGCTGATGTATTCGATTCAAAAGTCCGATATGGATCTGCGTAAGATGCTGTATCAGAACATTGTTCTGTCCGGCGGTTCGACTCTGTTCAAGGGATTCGGAGATCGATTACTATCCGAGATTAGGAAGCATGTAGCCAAGGATATGAAGATAAGG ATTGCAGCACCTCAGGAACGAATCTATTCCACCTGGATGGGTGGATCAATTCTTGCATCACTGGACACGTTCAAGAAGATGTGGGTTTCCAAACAAGAGTTCGACGAAGATGGACAACGAGCGATTCACCGAAAAACATTCTAA